A part of Paenibacillus donghaensis genomic DNA contains:
- a CDS encoding S-layer homology domain-containing protein — MKKTNLTMSAKKMTIACGILAASLSFGASAFAFSDLKGDPAEAKINALYDAGVISGVTSDKFAPKAKVTMAQGIQFLVKGLELSPQPSIGSSSATASTFFDKVSDNSWYASSFLIAKQNGLSLAQNVDPNAEMTRAQFAHLLTQALQSKGDFPVTRMYVEVADGGKLSNEVMNSMQILLNTRIITLDNGKFRPMDTITRSEAAVMIHDAADFAARVIEPSEPEPMPVNNADTDVALEKVAEGVNKATVTVNNLPHPGYGVAVERIEFTGATTAVIYFKITDPDPDKMYPQVISKGTVVTYLPEGYTATAVPVTGSSWLNSSVSTE, encoded by the coding sequence ATGAAGAAGACAAATCTTACAATGAGCGCTAAAAAAATGACTATAGCGTGCGGAATTCTGGCAGCCAGCTTATCGTTTGGAGCATCGGCATTTGCATTCTCCGACCTGAAAGGCGATCCTGCGGAAGCTAAGATCAACGCTCTGTATGACGCCGGCGTAATCAGTGGAGTAACCAGCGACAAATTCGCTCCGAAAGCCAAAGTCACTATGGCTCAGGGTATACAATTCCTCGTCAAAGGACTGGAGCTGTCCCCGCAGCCAAGCATTGGCAGCAGTTCGGCTACGGCCAGCACTTTTTTTGACAAGGTTAGCGACAACTCGTGGTATGCTTCCTCCTTCCTGATTGCCAAGCAGAACGGCCTGTCCCTGGCGCAGAATGTAGATCCGAATGCTGAGATGACGCGGGCACAATTCGCCCACCTGCTGACTCAGGCCCTGCAGAGCAAAGGGGATTTCCCTGTTACCAGAATGTATGTAGAGGTCGCTGATGGCGGCAAGCTCTCGAACGAAGTGATGAACAGCATGCAGATTCTGCTGAACACGCGGATTATCACACTGGACAACGGGAAGTTCCGTCCGATGGATACCATTACCCGCTCCGAAGCCGCTGTTATGATCCATGATGCCGCCGATTTCGCCGCACGTGTGATCGAACCTTCCGAACCCGAACCGATGCCGGTCAATAACGCCGATACAGACGTTGCACTGGAAAAAGTGGCTGAAGGCGTCAACAAAGCTACGGTTACCGTCAACAATCTGCCCCATCCGGGGTACGGCGTGGCCGTGGAGCGCATTGAATTCACAGGTGCCACAACAGCTGTAATCTATTTCAAGATCACCGATCCGGACCCTGACAAAATGTACCCTCAGGTCATCTCCAAAGGCACGGTAGTAACTTATCTCCCCGAAGGCTATACCGCTACAGCGGTGCCTGTAACCGGCTCCAGCTGGCTGAACTCCTCTGTCAGCACGGAATAA
- a CDS encoding GTP-binding protein, which produces MTQQQGIERMNVGIFAHVDAGKTTTTEHILYESGRIRALGSVDSGTALTDSMEVERQRGISVRAALASFGWKGVQINLVDTPGHVDFLSEVQRSLRVMDCAVLILSAVEGVQAQSEMIWSALRKLGIPTLILVNKMDRIGAAPAAVLADARNYLSADIIPVQHPVGEEQAYRGAEDLWSDGADVAAQTELLEALAERDEALLEFYMSGNPLQLPDWKRQLQQKAARGELFPLVYSVAAKGLGITALLDAMLDYLPRAGGDAAQPVSGIVYNIQRDPSMGRMAFVRLYEGAIRNRDTVLNHTSGAQGKVTQIRKVEGGRTEDAGTLEAGDIAVLYGLPGVRIGDVLGHPGAVPQEAKLAVPLLTVRVFWPADTDSHRVITALQELSDEDPLLDTQWLPEERELHIKVMGPIQLEILGSVLEERYGLQITFGAPSVIYKETPSRVGEGFVAYTMPKPCWAILRFLIEPGPPGSGLVYDSQVRSSDLLPQYQNETARRVPEALQQGLRGWEVTDLKVTLTEGQHHVWHTHPLDFAVATPMAIMDGLAHTGTTLLEPILQVRIVVPEENGGRVMNDLVQMRGTFDPPVLQGGRMVIEGRLPLATSLDYPTSLSSYTKGRSTFTSFFAGYEPCPPDVIAERTRRGVNPLDQAKYILSVRNALQA; this is translated from the coding sequence ATGACTCAGCAGCAGGGGATCGAACGGATGAATGTGGGTATTTTTGCTCATGTGGATGCAGGGAAAACGACCACAACCGAGCATATTCTGTATGAAAGCGGACGCATCCGCGCCCTGGGCAGTGTGGATAGCGGCACAGCCTTGACCGATTCGATGGAGGTGGAGCGGCAACGGGGGATTTCGGTGCGGGCGGCGCTGGCTTCTTTTGGCTGGAAAGGGGTGCAGATCAACCTGGTAGATACGCCGGGGCATGTCGATTTCCTGTCCGAGGTGCAGCGCTCCCTGCGCGTGATGGATTGTGCGGTGCTGATTCTCTCGGCGGTGGAGGGCGTGCAGGCACAGAGCGAGATGATCTGGAGTGCGCTGCGCAAGCTGGGGATTCCAACACTGATTCTGGTGAACAAAATGGACCGGATCGGCGCCGCCCCCGCCGCCGTACTGGCGGATGCGCGGAATTACCTGTCGGCGGATATCATCCCTGTACAGCATCCTGTAGGGGAAGAACAGGCTTATAGAGGAGCAGAGGATCTGTGGTCGGACGGCGCGGATGTCGCTGCGCAGACCGAACTGCTGGAAGCCCTAGCCGAGCGCGACGAGGCGCTGCTGGAGTTTTATATGTCAGGGAATCCGCTGCAGTTGCCGGACTGGAAGAGGCAGCTGCAGCAGAAGGCGGCCCGGGGCGAGCTGTTTCCGCTGGTCTACAGCGTTGCTGCCAAAGGGCTGGGTATCACCGCGCTGCTGGATGCCATGCTGGATTATCTGCCCCGGGCGGGTGGGGATGCGGCACAGCCAGTGTCCGGTATTGTCTACAATATCCAGCGCGACCCGAGCATGGGCCGCATGGCTTTCGTGCGGCTGTATGAGGGAGCCATCCGCAATCGGGACACGGTACTGAACCATACCAGCGGGGCACAAGGCAAGGTGACACAGATCCGCAAGGTGGAGGGTGGCCGCACCGAGGATGCCGGAACGCTGGAGGCGGGAGACATCGCCGTGTTGTATGGCCTGCCGGGCGTGCGGATCGGCGATGTGCTCGGTCATCCCGGCGCGGTGCCGCAGGAGGCCAAGCTTGCCGTGCCGCTGCTGACGGTGCGAGTCTTCTGGCCGGCGGATACCGACAGCCATAGGGTGATCACTGCCTTGCAGGAGCTGTCTGACGAAGATCCGCTGCTGGATACACAGTGGCTGCCGGAGGAACGCGAGCTGCACATCAAGGTGATGGGGCCGATCCAGCTGGAGATTCTGGGCAGCGTGCTGGAGGAGCGTTACGGCCTGCAGATCACTTTCGGCGCGCCGTCCGTGATCTATAAGGAAACCCCGAGCCGCGTAGGTGAAGGATTCGTGGCTTATACGATGCCGAAGCCGTGTTGGGCGATCCTGCGTTTCTTGATCGAGCCGGGGCCTCCCGGCAGCGGTCTGGTCTATGATTCGCAGGTGCGAAGCTCGGACCTGCTGCCGCAGTACCAGAACGAGACGGCCCGCCGGGTGCCGGAGGCGCTCCAGCAGGGGCTGCGCGGCTGGGAGGTCACCGACCTGAAGGTGACGCTGACCGAGGGGCAGCATCATGTATGGCATACCCATCCGCTCGATTTCGCCGTGGCCACACCGATGGCGATCATGGACGGGCTGGCACATACCGGCACCACGCTGCTGGAGCCGATCCTACAGGTGCGCATCGTCGTGCCCGAGGAGAACGGCGGCCGTGTGATGAACGACCTGGTGCAGATGCGCGGCACCTTCGACCCGCCCGTGCTGCAGGGCGGGCGGATGGTTATCGAGGGCCGGCTGCCGCTGGCCACCTCGCTCGATTACCCCACAAGCCTCAGCTCCTATACGAAGGGGCGGAGCACGTTCACTTCTTTTTTTGCCGGCTACGAGCCTTGCCCACCCGACGTCATCGCCGAACGCACCCGCCGGGGCGTGAACCCGCTCGATCAGGCCAAATACATCCTCAGTGTGCGCAATGCGCTGCAGGCGTGA
- a CDS encoding DUF6155 family protein yields the protein MSKPQLPLPELKEYLKGTPQPELISIIMDCYKLNDDVKKYFQLKLRPEEALNQLFEEAKRKIAHEFYPERGMPKMRLAQAKKAITEFSKLTDDFSKQIDLMLFYVEQGVQFTTDYGDIDERFYNSMESVYSQLIGKLIDYDDIELYQVFQKRLKAAVDNTYNYGWGFHDGLISEYGEILDHYGEVE from the coding sequence ATGTCGAAACCACAACTGCCGTTGCCTGAATTGAAGGAATACCTAAAAGGAACTCCCCAGCCGGAGCTAATCTCCATCATTATGGACTGCTATAAACTTAACGATGATGTGAAAAAGTATTTTCAGCTGAAATTGCGACCGGAGGAAGCATTGAATCAGCTTTTTGAAGAGGCGAAGCGGAAGATCGCCCATGAGTTCTATCCAGAACGTGGCATGCCTAAAATGAGACTGGCACAAGCCAAAAAAGCAATCACTGAATTTAGCAAGCTTACCGATGATTTTTCCAAGCAGATTGATCTGATGCTCTTTTACGTCGAACAGGGTGTGCAGTTCACCACAGATTATGGCGATATCGACGAAAGATTCTATAATAGTATGGAGTCCGTGTACTCTCAGCTCATCGGCAAGCTTATTGATTATGATGACATAGAGCTGTACCAAGTATTCCAAAAAAGACTAAAAGCTGCAGTCGACAATACTTATAATTATGGTTGGGGTTTCCACGATGGCCTAATAAGTGAATATGGAGAGATCCTGGATCATTATGGGGAAGTGGAGTGA
- a CDS encoding helix-turn-helix domain-containing protein has translation MEFNDYTLYCNLDTILKERGISVLKLSKEIGHRRSTIMELMHNTNMEKKRISAELIMKLCLYFEVSPNDLFDVRRKE, from the coding sequence ATGGAATTTAACGATTACACTCTTTACTGCAACTTGGACACAATATTAAAAGAGCGTGGTATATCTGTATTAAAATTGTCCAAAGAGATTGGGCACAGAAGATCAACGATCATGGAATTAATGCATAACACCAATATGGAAAAGAAGAGAATTTCAGCGGAACTGATAATGAAGTTATGTCTCTACTTTGAAGTCAGTCCTAACGATTTGTTCGATGTACGCCGCAAGGAATAA
- a CDS encoding Fic family protein, which translates to MTYSFCYKHFDTVENRLVFQPNLNPFDYEIYQLILEAERNIGALARLGLKSHPLKPTILRNSLVRTAHFTTKIEQNKLEYKEVEQVFQDYKKNPLTIKQKAQIEVKNVFEAYGYIYSLDPKHDFSDMDEPVLKKIQQLLMNDLTGYPDGYRTIPVALHDGDGHVSYQPPAFTEVPRLMLAYFNWLYTSVTGYPNPYETTVSNSDKKIHPLIISGITHHLIGYVHPFPDGNGRTARAFSTLVGLIHKDLATIKDAFSVEEFFDKNIEDYYDTLMAATQGDLKPFIVFYLECVNASLTKVLKELQRYDRIKHIRELLGKGHARTMFELISTMKDGEIFHRELFDNTLDASPSSIAKNIAKLKELGVIQPADGRGEYSVCIVD; encoded by the coding sequence TTGACTTATTCATTCTGCTACAAACATTTCGACACTGTGGAGAACAGACTGGTTTTTCAACCGAATCTAAATCCTTTCGATTATGAAATCTACCAGCTCATTCTTGAGGCCGAGAGAAACATAGGTGCACTCGCAAGACTGGGTCTCAAAAGCCACCCCCTAAAGCCCACCATTCTGCGCAACTCGCTCGTGCGAACCGCACATTTCACCACCAAGATTGAACAAAACAAACTGGAATACAAAGAGGTAGAGCAGGTATTTCAGGATTACAAAAAAAATCCGCTCACCATTAAGCAGAAGGCGCAGATTGAGGTCAAAAACGTTTTTGAAGCCTACGGGTACATTTATAGTTTAGACCCTAAGCATGATTTCTCGGATATGGATGAACCCGTGCTTAAGAAAATCCAACAGCTGCTGATGAATGATTTGACCGGCTACCCGGACGGCTACCGAACCATTCCCGTGGCGCTGCATGATGGGGATGGTCATGTGAGCTACCAGCCTCCAGCTTTTACCGAGGTTCCGCGTCTGATGCTGGCGTATTTCAACTGGCTGTACACCAGTGTCACTGGCTACCCTAATCCTTATGAAACTACCGTCTCTAATTCGGACAAAAAAATACACCCGCTGATCATCTCCGGCATTACTCATCATTTGATCGGTTATGTTCATCCTTTTCCGGATGGGAACGGAAGGACGGCCCGCGCGTTTTCTACATTGGTTGGATTGATCCACAAGGATCTGGCTACAATTAAGGATGCTTTTAGTGTGGAAGAGTTCTTCGACAAGAATATTGAGGATTATTACGATACGCTGATGGCGGCGACGCAAGGAGATTTGAAGCCCTTTATCGTGTTCTACCTGGAGTGTGTGAATGCGTCGCTCACTAAAGTTCTGAAGGAGTTGCAGCGGTACGACAGGATCAAACATATTCGCGAGCTGTTGGGCAAAGGCCATGCCAGAACGATGTTCGAGCTGATCAGCACGATGAAGGATGGGGAGATTTTTCACAGAGAGCTGTTCGACAACACCCTCGATGCCTCGCCCTCCAGCATAGCCAAAAACATTGCCAAGCTCAAAGAGCTAGGTGTCATCCAGCCAGCCGACGGGCGCGGGGAATATTCTGTTTGTATTGTGGATTAG
- a CDS encoding retropepsin-like aspartic protease — protein MNITEKYGLPFVSMRVVFRGRELQLEKVLLDTGSASTLLNADVVQAIGMVPEENDTVDMIRGVGGVEYVYTKCLDSIIVGESMLKEFQVEIGNMDYGMDIDAILGFNFLKQAKTVIDVKAMELKTGAC, from the coding sequence ATGAACATTACAGAAAAGTATGGGCTTCCTTTTGTGAGCATGAGAGTAGTGTTTAGGGGAAGAGAGTTACAATTGGAGAAGGTGCTGCTTGACACTGGTTCTGCTAGCACTCTTTTGAATGCGGATGTGGTACAAGCAATAGGCATGGTCCCTGAAGAAAATGATACTGTTGATATGATACGGGGCGTAGGTGGTGTAGAATATGTGTACACTAAGTGTCTGGACTCTATTATAGTGGGTGAATCAATGTTAAAGGAGTTTCAAGTCGAAATCGGAAACATGGATTATGGCATGGATATCGATGCTATTCTTGGCTTTAACTTCTTGAAACAAGCAAAGACTGTGATTGACGTCAAAGCAATGGAATTGAAAACGGGAGCTTGCTAA